From Triticum aestivum cultivar Chinese Spring chromosome 4A, IWGSC CS RefSeq v2.1, whole genome shotgun sequence, a single genomic window includes:
- the LOC123081597 gene encoding serine protease Do-like HtrA produces MAAYGSTRDGPLEKKRKKVVVWSEEEDVSTPDPFAWVYPGSYYLAAKKMEQARRDEESAPRPVNIPTLDDFKSPTRFHTAQLFSVRESGSQAVLSAAKFLLGVSSSLDGEPLRRCSGFWVDWDEGNKTGLVLTTARLIRTKDAPDNVSSGGEQYAPRADVTVHLLNGTSAKGDLVYYQPHYDIAFLNVEVDQPIKLPSLREKDVKFAEEVFQLGRDNSLYLRITYARAKYMNSTMFERHHNVYFHSLDGHYYDNEYDNGGPVIDLNGKVVGMVNNPERFGSFIPSSILLNCLDSWKKYRYIARPHLGMTFKAVKLLQPAHVDMLWRMCNIDDGLVVQEVSKGSNAEILGIQEGDLIECMNGKCISTTIELENTLMSLCKGPSDSQNGHNAEVCISIGVFHTLKKYRSTRELTANVSDLGEVIARGTRLLF; encoded by the exons ATGGCGGCTTATGGAAGCACACGAGACGGTCccttggagaagaagaggaagaaggtggTTGTGTGGAGCGAAGAGGAAGATGTCTCGACGCCTGATCCGTTCGCGTGGGTTTATCCTGGCTCCTACTACTTGGCGGCCAAGAAGATGGAACAGGCCAGACGCGATGAAGAATCAG CTCCCCGCCCTGTGAACATCCCCACGCTCGATGACTTCAAATCCCCCACCAGGTTTCACACTGCCCAGCTCTTCTCCGTCCGTGAATCTGGAAGCCAGGCCGTGCTCTCCGCTGCCAAATTTCTCCTAGGGGTTTCATCCTCTCTTG ATGGTGAACCGCTGAGACGCTGCTCCGGCTTCTGGGTCGATTGGGATGAGGGGAACAAAACCGGCCTTGTTTTGACAACTGCGCGGCTCATTCGCACAAAGGATGCTCCTGACAACGTCTCGTCAGGCGGCGAGCAGTATGCCCCTCGTGCTGAT GTCACTGTTCATTTGTTAAATGGCACTAGTGCAAAGGGCGACCTGGTCTACTATCAGCCCCATTACGATATCGCTTTCTTGAATGTTGAGGTGGATCAACCAATCAAGTTACCATCTCTTCGTGAAAAAGATGTAAAATTTGCTGAAGAGGTTTTTCAGCTCGGAAGAGACAATTCCTTATATCTAAGGATAACATATGCTAGGGCAAAGTATATGAATTCAACCATGTTTGAGCGGCACCACAACGTGTACTTCCATTCTCTAGATGGCCATTACTATGATAATGAG TATGACAACGGGGGGCCAGTTATTGACTTGAATGGAAAAGTTGTCGGAATGGTCAACAACCCCGAGAGATTTGGGTCTTTTATACCATCTTCCATTTTGCTCAATTGTTTGGATTCGTGGAAGAAATATAG GTACATCGCTCGGCCCCATCTTGGGATGACGTTTAAGGCCGTCAAGCTTCTACAGCCTGCTCATGTTGACATGTTATGGCGCATGTGTAACATTGATGACGGTCTTGTTGTTCAGGAG GTGTCTAAAGGATCTAATGCTGAGATACTCGGAATCCAAGAAGGTGATCTTATTGAATGTATGAATGGAAAATGCATTTCTACCACAATTGAG TTGGAAAATACGTTGATGAGCCTATGCAAAGGCCCTTCAGACAGCCAAAATGGCCATAATGCTGAAGTTTGTATTTCT ATTGGGGTGTTTCACACACTCAAAAAATACCGAAGTACCAGAGAGTTGACTGCAAATGTATCAGACCTTGGAGAAGTTATTGCAAGAGGTACACGTCTCCTCTTTTAA